A region from the Bubalus kerabau isolate K-KA32 ecotype Philippines breed swamp buffalo chromosome 23, PCC_UOA_SB_1v2, whole genome shotgun sequence genome encodes:
- the PTX4 gene encoding pentraxin-4, with amino-acid sequence MGSPTGRALPFFLILVHIYLHGALSQTTGPVGQRKPFFERLRRLEEQFRRFQEVTLTHLQGIASHYNLSFDIKARFQSLAHENRAVALALNQSQAAMQDELGHLRTWVRRTQRRGRKADHRLLALSAAMSEGSARRAREQKTQRAAVSSLARDVRALQDALLHLTPLVQSQGARLAALEGQLRVAGPGPAASNVTPAPSRPSNLSAPQLQGGGQTTRAPPEPQDPSLDFAHGLQGAQEPLSLGNQQAWPPESPGEVCNVGPALVFPNASTMNVGFLRPGFLTGLRALSICSWVRTATDHLGTLLSYATEENDNKLVLHGRDSLAPGSVHFVIGDPAFRELPLQPLLDGQWHHVCVIWTSILGRYWLHVDRRLVATGSRFREGYEIPPGGSLVLGQEQDRVGGGFDSSEAFVGSMAGLAIWDRVLVPGEVSNLAMGKALPTGAILTLANATSVGGFVQRVNCTCLQLCP; translated from the exons ATGGGCAGCCCAACGGGAAGAGCCCTGCCTTTCTTCCTCATCCTTGTGCACATATATCTACATGGAGCTTTGTCGCAAACAACCGGCCCTGTGGGGCAACGAAAACCATTTTTCGAGAGGCTCCGTAGACTAGAAGAGCAG TTTCGGAGGTTCCAAGAGGTGACCCTGACGCACCTGCAGGGCATCGCCAGCCACTACAACCTGTCCTTCGACATCAAGGCCCGGTTCCAGAGCCTGGCCCATGAGAACCGGGCCGTGGCCCTGGCACTCAACCAGTCGCAGGCGGCCATGCAGGACGAGCTGGGCCACCTCAGGACCTGGGTGCGGAGGACGCAGCGCCGAGGCCGAAAGGCGGACCACAGACTGCTGGCCTTGAGTGCTGCCATGAGCGAGGGCAGCGCGCGGCGTGCCCGGGAGCAGAAGACGCAGAGGGCCGCTGTCTCCAGCCTGGCCCGGGACGTGCGGGCCCTGCAGGACGCGCTGCTCCACCTGACGCCCCTTGTCCAGAGCCAGGGTGCCAGGCTGGCCGCTCTCGAGGGCCAGCTGCGGGTGGCCGGCCCTGGCCCCGCTGCCTCAAATGTGACCCCGGCCCCATCTAGGCCGTCGAACCTGAGTGCCCCGCAGCTGCAGGGGGGCGGGCAAACGACCAGAGCTCCGCCTGAGCCCCAGGACCCATCTCTGGACTTCGCTCACGGTCTCCAGGGGGCACAAGAGCCCCTGAGCCTAGGCAACCAGCAGGCGTGGCCCCCTGAGAGCCCAGGAGAGG TTTGCAACGTGGGCCCTGCACTCGTCTTCCCAAATGCCTCCACCATGAATGTGGGCTTCCTCCGCCCCGGTTTCCTCACGGGTCTGCGGGCCCTGTCCATCTGCAGCTGGGTCCGCACGGCCACGGACCACCTGGGCACCCTCCTGTCCTATGCCACCGAGGAAAACGACAACAAGCTGGTTCTGCACGGCCGCGACTCCCTGGCCCCCGGCTCCGTCCACTTTGTGATCGGAGACCCGGCCTTCAGGGAGCTGCCCCTCCAGCCACTGCTAGACGGCCAGTGGCACCACGTGTGTGTCATCTGGACGTCCATCCTGGGCAGGTACTGGCTCCACGTGGACCGAAGGCTCGTGGCCACCGGCTCCCGCTTCAGGGAGGGGTACGAGATCCCTCCAGGAGGGTCCCTCGTGCTAGGCCAGGAGCAAGACCGCGTGGGGGGCGGGTTTGACAGCTCGGAGGCCTTCGTGGGGAGCATGGCAGGCCTGGCCATATGGGACCGTGTGCTGGTCCCTGGGGAGGTTTCGAACCTGGCCATGGGGAAGGCACTCCCGACGGGTGCCATCCTGACGCTGGCCAATGCCACGTCAGTGGGCGGATTCGTGCAGAGGGTGAACTGCACCTGCCTACAGCTGTGTCCCTGA